From Pseudorasbora parva isolate DD20220531a chromosome 14, ASM2467924v1, whole genome shotgun sequence:
CGAGGTGATGACCTGACCGGAAAGGACGAGATTAATTTCAATCACTTTTCCAATCTGGCAGTGTTAATAATATTAGCACCTCTGTGACCCCTTGACTCCTCTTCTGCAAATTACTAATTAATTTTCCCTATTTAGCCATGCAAGTAAAATAACAAGGTCTTAAGAAATGAGATGTAAGAAATAATTGAATTTGTTTCATACCTCCCCTAGTTTGACCACAACCCAGATCAGGTCAACAGAAGTGGGATATAACAGGAAACAGAAGGTCATATCAATAGGGAGAGACAAATGAAGAGCTACTACAGTATTCAGTTAATGTACTGCAAGTAGAACAGGCCGAGTCATAATTTGAAATTGCAACTATAAAATCTGATTCAGTGGAATCAATGGGGAAAAAACTCATTCTATATATACCCGCTGAAGACGGTTCAAGGTGTTCTGTGCCTGTGATGACCTTAGGTCACTGTAAAGTATTACCCAAACAACAGCTAGACAGTTATTATATAAACTGTCCTTTTAGAATTTCAGTAAACTGTAGCTTCCAGATCCAGGTTTAACATTTTATGAAAGAGTAGCATTCAGTTCAGCTTTGGCGCTTTGTCTCCTAAAAggctaaacaaaacaaactctTTGTGTAATGTGCCTACACACTTAATACACAACTGTTAACCATGGCTAATTCAGCCCATTACTACATTGGGGTCTATATATAGCTGCCACTTATAAAATCATAATTCTTTTTCAGATCTAGCCTCTGATACTTAAAATCTGAAACGTATgctatacactctaaaaaattctgggtaaaaaacaacccaatgttgggtcatatatggactaacccagcagttgggttgctttaatccagcgattgggttgtcttaagcaaatatttaacccaaccgcaggattaaaacaacccaatcgctgggttaacacaacccaattgctgggctagtccatatttgacccaacattgggttaaaacaacccagaatTTTTAAGAGTGTGGTCTTAAACCGCATATTACTATATCCCTTCTttgaaaaaaagtgaaaaaagaAGACTACAAATGAAGAGGAAAATGTATTTGAGGCAGGCCCTGCCACAAATGAATGCCAAAAAGGAATTAGCATTGTGTGTTTTATCGAATTGCCACACTGCTTGAATATAAACCATGTCCAAATGGCTGCCTCTGGTTTGATAACTGTGTCCCACACATGCTGTGTAAAATGTGTGTAGGTGTCTCAAATCTATGAATATGCTTTGCTTAAGTAGAGATTAGGGAATAGGAGTGAACATGTTTTGACCTGTGGCTTCAGCCAAGCTAAATTCacaacttttcttttttccttccTACTAATTAACATCGTAAAGCTTGACAAGCATCAGTTATCCGCATCTCTCATgtgtttgtaaaataaaaaccacTAATTCCTCATTTAAGACTATTATCTTGTCAAATTACAGTGCAAGAGAGCACATGTGGAACACAAGGTAAAATTGAGGGATTCTAAACTGAAACTATTTGCCTTTTTATGTGCCACATTTCCTGTGCATTTCTGGTTGGTTACTTATCAATGCCTTTATGAGTTTGGAACACCTGCTTAATTCTGTCTCTTTCAGAACACTTGTCTCTGTGGTGATCTGCAGGGACCAAAGCACCTGCTGTTGGAGTCTGCCGAGCTGTCTTAAGAGCCATGGTTCTTTTCTCCACAACCTTTCATCCTGCTGTCATGTCCCTCACAAGCATCACAGTTTCTGCTGCGCTGACACCCCTTTCCAGTAGTCCAGAATGTCATGGAGATCCTCATCCTTTGCAAACTGCACTTTCTTTCGAAGAGCATGGCCAGCGGCTATGTAGGCCTCCTCACGGGGGCTTTTCTTGTAGGGCCGGAAGCGCTCCCAGATTTTAAGAGTGCTCTCGGAGGAGTACTCAGGGCTGGATGAATACCCTGAGTAATTGTGGTGGCGGGGAGAAAGCTGGGAGTAGGCAGTGTCCTTCTTGGTGCGAGCGAGAGGCTTTAGAAAGGAGACTTTCTGGGCAGGGGAGTCAGTGGCACCCTCATAGTAGAGGGCGGGGAAGGAGTGTCGGTGCTCTGAGCAGTGGTAGTCTGGGTGCACCTCTAAGTGATGCTGCTGAGCTGTGCTGCCACCTCCTCCAACCACAACACCGCACCCACCCGAACCACCACTGCCACCACCGGCTCCCCCTCCACCCCCGCTGCCACCATCTCCTCTGCCATTACTGACTCCCTGAACACCTATTAAGGGCAACCTCTCTACTGGCTCCCCGCACCGAACAGGGCTGCCTTTCTCAGGGTACTTGCATGACTCTGGGCTTCTAGGGTTAGAGACGTCCAGACTGAAGACCCGAGCACTTTTGACAGAGCCACCAGAGGAAACGCTGCACCGGTTTTTAACAGAATTGATAGGAACCACTGCAGCATCTGCACTGAGTTGCCTCTGCAAGGGTCGTGATGCTGTTGCAGGGGGTGGGTCCCTGTAGGGAGGGGAGAGAAAGCCCCCTCCGCTGATGCCGGGCCGCTCAGAAAGGGGCAAAACAAGAGGAACAGGGGGTGGAGGACGGATTTTAGGGGATGACATGATCTGGCATGTCTCTGTGATGGTAGGGGAAAGTGGAATTAGCCCCCTGGCTAAGGAAGGGACACTAGGAGGTGGTGGAGAGGCAGTGTTATCTGCTGTAGTTGCAGTGGCCGCAGCTGCTGCCACAACAGCTACAGAGTCTAGTTTCAGTGCATCAATGCAGTTATTGATAATCTGGTTTACCTTATCCACCTCCTTGGCAATGGTGGAGATCTCAGATGTTGAATCTCGGCCATCATCATCAGAGTCATCTCCTCCATTAATCCCATTTTCATTTCTTGTGATTTCTTCTCTTGACCCTGTTACTACTCCATCTCTCATTCGCTCCTCTCCTCCTGCTGACGTTCGTACATCCATGTAGTTGCCCTTATTGGCAGCCATGGCTTCTGAGAAAGCTGTAGCCATCTTCTCCACTTGAGGCAGGGAAGAAAGTCGAGAAGAGGTGGTGTTGGCTGAGCCATGAAGGATGCCCAAACTGGAGGATGCTGACTGGGACAACTTGCTGTGGTGGTGTTGATGATGGGACTGGTCATGGAGTTTCTGTAAGGCTGAAGGATCCTTGGCTGCTGCAGCAGCCGCTTCCGGCCCGTAGCGCATCTCTAAAATAGTTTTCTTAACACTAATTGCCTTTTCTTTCTCCTCCTGCATCCGACGCCTGCGTAAGCAATAATACACCAAGCCCAACACAATGACCATCCCAAACAGGCAGCCTAGAATGGTCATAATGTAATGAGTGGTGGTAGAAGGGGTTGCTGGCAAGTCACCTGACCCTGCAGCACGAGTTGCAAAATACAGACAAGTGTGATTGTATCGCTGTGAATTACGAATGGAGGCAACACAAAATGTGTAATTTGTGTGGGGCTTTAGGTTGTTCAGTGTGACAATCTCTTTCTTGTTCTTTAAGTTTGTGACATCTGACACATAGGTGTGGTTGTACTGCACTAAAATGTACATCTTACTGTAGGGCTTTGGTATTTGAACCAAGAGAGATGCGGTGGAGAGAGAGACCGTTTGCAATTTTATTGTGGGACTATAGGTGGGGTCTGTGGTTGATGAAGCTGTGGGCTGGTGATAAGGTCCCATCGGATCATAAATATCCACCCCCATCCCAGAAGAGTCCAAGTCAGGAGGAAGGGCGGTTATGCCGATAACAAGCCCTCCATTTTTACACATGGATGACAGGATGGAACGAGCATTTCTTCCATGATTACCTCTAGGACTCAGGAGGGGGTAGCCAAAAAGTTCCTTTGGCGTCTCACACAGGAGCCTGTCATAGGTGTGAGTGACATTGTCAAATGCCTCTAACCAAATAAGGAAGCTGTACAAGTCGCAGCCACAATGGAAAGGATTTCCAGCCAGTTCGCACACTATTAGCCGCCCACCCAAAACGGTAAAGGTGGATGAATCCAGCTTTGCTAATTTGTTAGAGGAAAGATCAAGACTGCTAAGGCTTGGGCACTCCCAGAAGGCATTGGTTGCAATTACCTCTATAAGGTTATGCTGCAGATATAGGCACTGCATTCGACCCAACCCTCGCAGCATCCCCTCGGTGAGGTTGGTTAGCTTGTTATATCCCAACTGCAAGACCTGTAGATTGGCCTGTCCTGCGAAGGCACCGTCCTCAATGTAGGAGATTTCATTCTTAGTGAGGTTGAGGTCGGTAAGGTTGGTGAATCGGCTGAGAGAGCTGAAGAAAATTGCCTTGAGCTTGTTTTCATTCAGCCGTAAATCATGGACAGTGTTGTTAATGTGCTGTGGGATTGTCTCATATGGAGGTTGGTTCTGACTGCAGATTGCCAGCCACACGTAGCCTTTATCCCCCTCAATTAACCAGCAGTCACCCCTCACAAAAGAAGGTGTATGGAGGAAGAGGAAAATAGGGAGAGCAAGGATGAGAAAGGAGGGTGGAAACGCACAAGTTAAGCTGAACCTGCAGGCCATTTTTAGGAGCAAAAAAGTGGATTTGTTTTGATCAAGGAGGCAAACGAAAGAGGTTAGgcctcaaaaaaagaaaaatgatcaCAGGAGATGGACGGCCAATAGGATTACAAAGACAGGTTCTGGGAAAAAAGTGTCTTGAGGGCAGTCACAGCTGTTCAGGTACCATAATGCCAAACATAGTCCCCATTTTACGTGGTCCGTGTTATAGGGTTATAGTGTCGCTTGCCACAGCTGTAACTCATGGTCTTTGACTTCTTGACTGCGCTCCTTTTGAACTGCTGAGCAATGCTTTCAATCTCTCCGTTTTTGGATCTGTATAAGAGACAGGGTGGGGGAGGGGGGAAAGAgaaaattaagaaattattgtttttttaattctttaattATAAGCAAAACCATTTAGAAAACCATTCATACTTTAAAATGGCTAAAGCTATGAAACTTTTTCTTACTGTTTTAATTGTACATGTCAACACTGTTTGGTTTTGTAAAACCATATTGGTGCAACTAAACAAAGGCTCAATATTGTTATAAATGAAAGCATTAATGACAGCATAATTAGGGACCAGAATGTAGAACAGTCATTTGTCTTTGTAAGTCACTGAGGTTTTACAGTGCCTCTGAGGATTAATTTAGGATTACCGTTATCCAAACAATACCATTCCACGTCACTCTTCTGCAGAAAAAAAGTTAGTTTGCTtggtaaaagcatttttttaataaaaaatgcataaaaaggaTCTCAGCAAGGAGCTACATTGGTTTGAGTAAAAAGtaatgagtttgtgtgtgtacgtgttTGTATTTATGTGCATGTCAGTAGTTAGTCAGAGAAATTATGCAGTTGAAAGTTTGGGTGTAGTATCTCATGAATTATTATGCCACCGTTCCTGCTGACCAACAAAAACATCCTAACTTTGtaattttaaagaaatcaaagAATGCTCACCAGACCTCCTGCTAATGCAACTACATCAACTGTGTACCGGGAAACCATTTGCTAAATGTTTAATTCATGCTTCCAATTCAATCCCACGGAACAAAACTGTAATAATCCTTTACATTATACTACAAATGTTGCATCAAACCGCACATGATAATAAATGAGCTATATTGCAAAGCCACTCTGTCTACAATTCAAGCATCCAATTTTACAATAGTCACTCCTCATTCCTAAAGCCCTCAAAGAAATGGAGAGCCGGTTTCCCTCAGTGCCGGAGCTCAAGATTGAAATTGACAATTCAATTCCTCAACTGACGTCAGCTGATTTACCACTGACCCTCAAGAGTGTGTCATAAGCACACGTTCCTCTTGTAACTGTCAATCCTTCAATCCATCAAGACTAAAATCTGTGTGGGGGGGTCTTTTCATCACTGTAGtgtgttaaaatattttacatcaGAATCATTTAATACATGCAAATGTGAATTACAGCCAGGAAAACACTATAGGAATGTTTGTGTGCGTCTGGGTGTATGTACGCCTCCGAATGTATGCGTGTAAACATGTTTGCTAGCATCAAAGGAAACGTTCATTGCATGCAAATAATGCAGAAGACTTTTATGCAAATTGATTGTGAATAGAAGTAATTCTGAAGGGAGTATTAATTGCCCCACTGATGAGTAAAAAGGTTTACATTGCATAACTCGAACAGCTGTAATTGTAAAAGTTATCCAACAACGGATGCATAATGTAACTTCAATATGCTAGGTAATTGTAGCACAttaaattaacaaaagataTTGTACCCAGTGGAATATCTCAACAACTTAATATCCCACACTGTACTGAATAAACGTGAACTTGTGGTGCTTGCTAAGGGTTTTTCAAAACTCCAACCATCATTAGTAAACACTGACGTGCAACTAAAGCAATTTAATATTTCCTCTGTTGTTGATGAGAATAGTTGACCGATGAAGACCTGTTTAACTAATAGTGAGGCAAATTGTATTTTtagtacacttttttttctcgaaatatagCTACATTTGAACTTGCCGTTGAAACCAGCCtacagggtgtccgcggggttttaaaattcaaatttaaggccattaaaagtgttaaatgtcgtctcagaggtattattaGAGACTATCAGGTGCactattctgattgaaattctatctgcaTTTGCGTTAGTTCatttaaatatgggctttaacatatctgggcacatattctaagatctttcgtctccgtctcaacgtatgtttgatgctgacgtcatattcagtggtcattcggcatcatctcagaacactgcatgttcaacagaagtggctggcttacattttattttagacttgcttcaaggcatatcttcagcGACTATCCTCATAAGATATCCCTaataatcttaaatgatttatataaagtctaaaatgaacaaaaagagttgtgagagaatgaggcgcgatccatagacAGTATAGAGTCTGGGAATCAACGTCACTGCACGTTGCATTCTGGGCAGTCGCCGCCATGTTTTAGGTCACGCTCAGGAGCGTACAATGATAACAAATACGAATCACTAGAGAAAAAACGACTGTATTCGCGTTATTTAAGAACTGCTGCACTCACTTGGAATGAATGTACTAATATTTGAATCTTTTGCGTACATGAGCACTCAGTCGTAATGCCAGGACATTGCACATATTCATCTCATTTCATACAATCAGAAATCATACGGCCGTCTATCGCACCACACACAGGACTACACATTGATTTCTCTTTTGcagtttttttaatatagcctaaCGAAAAGGTCTGTAtctgatatttaaaataatattgcttTATCTCAGCCTGTGGGTCATTTGTTTAATCAACATATATTATATCGCAATTCCATAGCGTAACGTAATCATAAGGGATAACATATGTGAGTATGACCTGTAATGCAGCTTTGAAATGATTTGTGAACGCAACTTTATCCTAAGTTACAGTAGTAAACAGTTTTACTGGACTTAAAAGGTGCAAGTACAAGTCCTTCTACTGAGAGAAGCAATGAAGAATTTCCAGAtgtgtttacattatttatGGCGTAACGTTACTCATATGCGGTTCAGAAATCATAAATCTGTAATATATCGgttatgaataataaataaataaacataaattataAAGACACATTTTGGATAGGCTGTTTATTTTCATTGAGGTTTACTTTCACCTTCACCTGTTGTTTCCAAGCTGGTAAACTGACAAATTGCACGTCATTTGAGGGTTTTTAACC
This genomic window contains:
- the elfn2a gene encoding extracellular leucine-rich repeat and fibronectin type III domain containing 2a, encoding MACRFSLTCAFPPSFLILALPIFLFLHTPSFVRGDCWLIEGDKGYVWLAICSQNQPPYETIPQHINNTVHDLRLNENKLKAIFFSSLSRFTNLTDLNLTKNEISYIEDGAFAGQANLQVLQLGYNKLTNLTEGMLRGLGRMQCLYLQHNLIEVIATNAFWECPSLSSLDLSSNKLAKLDSSTFTVLGGRLIVCELAGNPFHCGCDLYSFLIWLEAFDNVTHTYDRLLCETPKELFGYPLLSPRGNHGRNARSILSSMCKNGGLVIGITALPPDLDSSGMGVDIYDPMGPYHQPTASSTTDPTYSPTIKLQTVSLSTASLLVQIPKPYSKMYILVQYNHTYVSDVTNLKNKKEIVTLNNLKPHTNYTFCVASIRNSQRYNHTCLYFATRAAGSGDLPATPSTTTHYIMTILGCLFGMVIVLGLVYYCLRRRRMQEEKEKAISVKKTILEMRYGPEAAAAAAKDPSALQKLHDQSHHQHHHSKLSQSASSSLGILHGSANTTSSRLSSLPQVEKMATAFSEAMAANKGNYMDVRTSAGGEERMRDGVVTGSREEITRNENGINGGDDSDDDGRDSTSEISTIAKEVDKVNQIINNCIDALKLDSVAVVAAAAATATTADNTASPPPPSVPSLARGLIPLSPTITETCQIMSSPKIRPPPPVPLVLPLSERPGISGGGFLSPPYRDPPPATASRPLQRQLSADAAVVPINSVKNRCSVSSGGSVKSARVFSLDVSNPRSPESCKYPEKGSPVRCGEPVERLPLIGVQGVSNGRGDGGSGGGGGAGGGSGGSGGCGVVVGGGGSTAQQHHLEVHPDYHCSEHRHSFPALYYEGATDSPAQKVSFLKPLARTKKDTAYSQLSPRHHNYSGYSSSPEYSSESTLKIWERFRPYKKSPREEAYIAAGHALRKKVQFAKDEDLHDILDYWKGVSAQQKL